One Chryseobacterium wanjuense genomic region harbors:
- a CDS encoding SusC/RagA family TonB-linked outer membrane protein translates to MKKLTMGVLSIVLSSSLAVVQAQTQPKKDTIKTQDIEGVVVTALGIKREKKSLGYSSQTLDAEKVNSVPTNNFINNLSGKVAGMEIKNNGNFGGSSNIVLRGTKSITGDNQALIVLDGVPIISGNLNSSDASRGRDGFDFGNATADIDPNNIESINVLKGAAATALYGSMASNGAVIITTKKGKKSKTLGLSLSSTVSVGQMDKKTFPKYQNLYGGGYSGEDSFIHGDVNGDGIEDIISPTADDASYGPRFDPNLMVYQWDAFVPGDPNYGKATPWVAPKNNPTKFFQNSLSFVNSFNLNGGDELNMYNLTVTNNYETGILPNSRLNKNMLSGSYSRKFADNFTARTFLTFNDQTTIGRNSVGYGDNILTGFRQWYPLNVDILHLRDTYFRTKQNYTWNMNNPLNGDLSPAFWNNPYWDRYENFSSDDKTRLITGAELSYDVTSKLNILGRATIDYTNSKQEIRKAVGSHAEEFGLSQADETSGYWVFDDTILRQTYDLIGRYTWNISDKMNALFVAGGQFMDQHQRSMENSTTGGLIIPGLYTIANSRAYFPPVETNIRGQKAGVYAQASFDFDKFLFLEGTIRNDTSSALPKANRNYTYYSLGSSFVFSEFIKTNWLSFGKLRLSYAEVGNDMAFGRPGFFGNRGTVGGLPMADINTTFVDFETLKPERQKSWEVGLEASMFKRRVSLDVSLYKTNTQDLLFSVPQSPSTTYSFSLINAGETENKGIEVALGLVPLKSKDFQWDINVNWAKNRNMVVALNQGRDNLQLASFQETTLNATVGDAYGTFRGTGFVYDANGNKVVDEDGHYLVATDKVLGNIQPDWIGGVYNTFRYKNFSLGFLIDVRKGGSVYSLDQSYGSFTGMYEYTAGLNDLGNPIRNSLADGGGIILPGVKQNGTPNDVRVDASFAGGAFGTDAGLPQEAFIYDASFVKLREAKISYSLPADLLRNTFIKGMTFSLLGQNLWIIHKNLPDADPEAGTSSGNIQGFQSGVMPTTRIYSFNVKLDF, encoded by the coding sequence TAAGAATAACGGTAACTTTGGTGGTTCTAGTAATATTGTTTTAAGAGGTACAAAAAGTATTACGGGTGATAATCAGGCACTAATCGTTTTGGATGGGGTACCGATTATTAGTGGTAACCTAAACTCTAGTGATGCTTCAAGAGGGCGTGATGGGTTCGACTTTGGTAATGCTACAGCAGATATTGACCCAAATAACATTGAGTCAATAAACGTACTTAAAGGGGCTGCAGCAACTGCATTATATGGAAGTATGGCATCCAATGGAGCTGTAATTATTACTACCAAAAAAGGTAAAAAGAGTAAAACACTTGGCCTTAGTTTGAGTTCTACTGTTTCAGTCGGACAAATGGATAAAAAAACTTTTCCAAAATACCAGAATCTATATGGAGGTGGTTATTCAGGTGAGGATAGCTTTATTCATGGGGATGTAAATGGAGACGGAATTGAAGATATCATTTCGCCAACAGCAGACGACGCCTCCTATGGACCAAGGTTCGATCCGAATTTAATGGTTTATCAATGGGATGCATTTGTTCCGGGAGATCCTAATTATGGTAAAGCGACCCCTTGGGTAGCTCCTAAAAATAATCCGACTAAATTCTTCCAAAATTCACTTTCATTTGTTAATAGTTTTAACTTAAATGGAGGGGATGAGTTGAATATGTATAACTTAACAGTTACAAATAATTACGAGACAGGTATATTACCTAACAGTAGATTGAATAAAAACATGTTAAGTGGTAGCTATAGCAGAAAATTTGCAGATAATTTTACAGCACGTACTTTTTTAACATTTAATGATCAAACTACCATCGGACGAAATTCTGTAGGATATGGAGATAATATTTTGACTGGTTTTAGACAATGGTATCCTTTAAATGTTGATATTCTACATCTAAGAGACACTTATTTCAGAACGAAGCAAAATTATACATGGAATATGAATAATCCTCTTAATGGGGATCTGTCTCCTGCTTTCTGGAACAATCCATATTGGGACAGATATGAAAATTTTTCTTCTGATGATAAAACAAGGTTAATTACCGGTGCAGAATTATCATATGATGTTACAAGCAAACTTAATATCTTAGGGAGGGCGACTATTGATTACACAAATAGCAAGCAGGAGATAAGAAAAGCTGTGGGGAGTCATGCTGAAGAATTTGGTTTGTCACAAGCCGATGAAACTTCCGGATATTGGGTATTTGATGATACTATCCTGAGACAGACTTATGATTTGATTGGGCGTTATACATGGAATATTTCTGATAAAATGAATGCATTATTCGTTGCAGGGGGACAATTCATGGATCAGCATCAAAGAAGTATGGAAAATTCTACTACAGGAGGTTTGATTATCCCTGGATTATATACAATTGCGAATTCACGTGCATATTTCCCGCCAGTAGAAACGAATATCAGAGGTCAGAAGGCAGGGGTATATGCACAGGCATCATTTGATTTTGATAAATTTTTATTCTTAGAAGGTACGATTCGTAATGATACATCTTCTGCACTTCCGAAGGCTAATAGAAACTATACCTATTATTCATTAGGATCAAGTTTTGTTTTTTCTGAATTTATTAAAACTAATTGGTTAAGTTTTGGAAAACTGAGATTAAGTTATGCAGAAGTAGGTAATGATATGGCTTTCGGAAGACCAGGTTTCTTTGGCAACAGAGGAACAGTAGGAGGACTTCCTATGGCTGATATTAATACAACATTTGTAGATTTTGAAACTTTAAAACCAGAAAGACAGAAAAGCTGGGAAGTTGGTTTAGAAGCTTCAATGTTTAAAAGAAGAGTATCTTTAGACGTATCATTATACAAAACAAATACACAAGACCTATTATTTAGTGTACCGCAATCACCTTCAACAACATATAGTTTTTCTTTAATTAATGCAGGAGAAACTGAAAATAAAGGTATTGAAGTAGCTTTAGGTTTAGTACCATTAAAAAGCAAAGATTTCCAATGGGATATCAATGTAAACTGGGCTAAAAATAGAAATATGGTTGTTGCTCTAAATCAAGGAAGAGATAATTTACAATTAGCAAGTTTCCAAGAAACAACTCTTAATGCTACTGTAGGTGATGCTTACGGAACATTTAGAGGAACAGGATTTGTTTATGATGCCAATGGAAATAAAGTTGTAGATGAAGATGGACATTATCTAGTAGCAACGGATAAAGTCTTAGGGAATATTCAGCCAGACTGGATCGGAGGTGTTTATAATACATTTAGATACAAAAATTTCTCTCTTGGATTTCTGATTGATGTAAGAAAAGGAGGTAGTGTATACTCGCTTGATCAATCATACGGAAGTTTTACAGGGATGTATGAATATACTGCTGGGCTAAATGATTTAGGAAACCCTATTAGAAACTCACTTGCTGATGGAGGAGGTATAATTTTACCTGGAGTTAAGCAAAATGGAACGCCTAACGATGTTAGAGTAGATGCGTCTTTTGCAGGTGGTGCTTTTGGAACAGATGCAGGTTTGCCGCAAGAGGCATTTATTTATGATGCGTCATTTGTGAAATTACGTGAGGCTAAAATTTCTTACAGCCTACCTGCAGATTTATTAAGAAATACATTTATTAAAGGGATGACTTTCAGTCTACTTGGTCAAAATTTATGGATTATTCATAAAAATCTTCCGGATGCAGATCCTGAAGCAGGTACATCTTCAGGAAATATTCAAGGTTTCCAGTCAGGAGTTATGCCAACCACACGTATTTATTCATTCAATGTTAAATTAGATTTCTAA
- a CDS encoding SusD/RagB family nutrient-binding outer membrane lipoprotein codes for MKKIFSILTIGSLAMLTSCINGDEDFNNNQSQPYEVPAEPLLTNAQKELMDQMETPSVNLNVFRFFQHYLATTIYRNDARFNFTGTRKVPDNMWLALYTDVLGNINQAKKIIPSEIKPTLTPQAAWDKQQANKLAILNLMEIYTYQVLVDSFGNVPYSEAAKPETIVLPKYDDAKTIYADLIARLNSIIATLDAGYPSFQTGDNIYNGNVADWIIFANSLKLKVGINLADVNPTLAKQAVESAFAGGVLLNNATNSLFKYDATSPNFNRLYAEVIASNRNDFVAEKGIVDVMNTLNDPRRQFYFTTVSGSYVGGTVGLTNNYNDNSHIGNSLLAPNKPGLLFDASEVNFYLAEAAARGYSVGDTAQKYYEDAIKRSMEQWGVSTSDITTYLANPSVVFSPANWKQSIGQQAWIAMYNRGFESWNFYRRLDYPVLTAPNAVPAAAGKVPTRLTYPINEQTVNGTNWSQASSAIGGDKLTTKVFWDIN; via the coding sequence ATGAAAAAGATATTTTCAATACTTACTATAGGTTCTTTAGCAATGCTAACGAGCTGTATCAATGGAGACGAAGATTTTAATAATAATCAAAGCCAGCCATATGAAGTTCCAGCTGAACCTCTTTTGACAAATGCTCAAAAAGAACTGATGGATCAAATGGAAACTCCAAGTGTGAATTTAAATGTATTCAGATTTTTCCAACATTACTTGGCTACTACCATATACAGAAACGATGCACGTTTCAATTTTACCGGGACAAGAAAAGTTCCGGACAATATGTGGCTTGCATTGTATACTGATGTATTAGGAAACATAAATCAGGCAAAAAAAATAATTCCATCAGAAATAAAACCTACTTTAACACCACAAGCTGCATGGGATAAGCAGCAGGCAAATAAATTGGCAATTCTTAATTTAATGGAAATTTATACTTATCAGGTTCTAGTTGACAGTTTTGGAAATGTTCCTTACTCTGAGGCTGCAAAACCAGAAACAATTGTACTTCCAAAATATGATGACGCAAAAACTATTTATGCAGATTTAATTGCAAGACTCAATTCTATTATCGCAACTTTAGATGCCGGATATCCTAGTTTTCAAACAGGTGACAATATCTATAATGGTAATGTAGCAGATTGGATTATTTTTGCAAACAGTTTAAAACTGAAAGTTGGGATCAATTTGGCAGACGTTAATCCTACATTAGCTAAGCAGGCTGTTGAGTCTGCATTTGCAGGAGGAGTATTGTTGAATAATGCTACAAATTCATTATTTAAGTATGATGCAACATCTCCAAACTTTAATCGTTTGTATGCTGAAGTAATAGCAAGTAATAGAAACGACTTTGTTGCAGAAAAAGGAATAGTGGATGTAATGAATACTTTGAACGACCCTAGAAGACAATTCTATTTTACAACGGTAAGTGGAAGTTATGTAGGTGGTACAGTAGGATTAACTAATAATTATAATGACAACTCTCATATTGGAAATAGTTTATTGGCTCCGAATAAGCCAGGACTTTTATTTGATGCTTCAGAAGTTAATTTTTATTTAGCAGAAGCTGCTGCTAGAGGATATAGTGTTGGTGACACAGCACAAAAATATTACGAAGATGCTATCAAAAGATCTATGGAGCAGTGGGGAGTATCAACATCTGATATCACAACATATTTAGCAAATCCTAGTGTCGTATTTTCTCCTGCAAATTGGAAACAAAGTATTGGACAACAAGCTTGGATCGCTATGTATAACAGAGGATTTGAATCTTGGAACTTTTATAGAAGGCTTGATTATCCTGTGTTAACAGCACCTAATGCAGTCCCTGCTGCAGCGGGTAAGGTTCCTACAAGATTGACATATCCGATTAACGAACAGACAGTTAATGGAACTAATTGGAGTCAAGCATCATCAGCAATAGGAGGTGATAAATTGACTACCAAAGTATTCTGGGACATTAATTAA